From one Humulus lupulus chromosome 8, drHumLupu1.1, whole genome shotgun sequence genomic stretch:
- the LOC133798474 gene encoding chalcone--flavanone isomerase, producing the protein MDPSPLTFTEIQVETAKFPPAVKPPGSAKTLFLGGAGVRALEIQGNLVKFTSIGVYLEDSAVTWLAGKWKGKTPEELTESVEFFREIVTGPFHKFTRITMILPLTGKQYSEKVAENCVAIWKSLGIYSDAEAKAIDKFLDIFKDEKFPPGSSVLFTQSPSGSLAISFSKDESIPETWNCEIENKLLSEAVLESIIGKNGVSPGARQSMASRLSKLLKETGSTIDHKVAGEINDDINLEAAKACKERDVLPMENGKPKVTNE; encoded by the exons ATGGATCCGTCGCCATTGACATTCACCGAAATTCAGGTCGAGACCGCGAAATTTCCCCCGGCAGTGAAGCCTCCTGGATCGGCTAAGACTTTGTTCCTCGGAGGCGCAG GAGTGAGGGCGCTGGAAATCCAGGGAAATTTAGTGAAGTTCACGTCCATCGGAGTTTACTTAGAGGATAGCGCCGTAACATGGCTAGCTGGAAAGTGGAAGGGGAAGACGCCGGAAGAGTTGACGGAGTCCGTCGAGTTCTTTAGGGAAATTGTAACTG GCCCTTTTCATAAATTTACTCGGATAACGATGATATTGCCATTGACGGGGAAACAATACTCGGAGAAAGTAGCAGAAAATTGCGTCGCAATTTGGAAATCTCTTGGAATTTACAGTGATGCAGAAGCCAAAGCCATCGATAAATTTCTTGACATCTTTAAAGATGAAAAATTCCCACCTGGCTCCTCTGTTCTTTTCACTCAGTCACCCTCTGGTTCTTTAGCG ATAAGTTTCTCGAAAGATGAATCCATACCAGAAACATGGAATTGTGAGATAGAAAACAAACTACTTTCAGAAGCAGTGTTGGAGTCGATTATCGGTAAGAATGGGGTTTCTCCAGGGGCAAGACAAAGCATGGCCTCAAGGCTTTCAAAATTGCTGAAAGAGACTGGTAGCACTATTGATCATAAGGTTGCTGGCGAGATCAATGATGACATTAATTTGGAAGCTGCAAAAGCATGCAAGGAGAGGGATGTGCTTCCAATGGAAAATGGAAAGCCCAAAGTGACAAATGAATGA